CAAATGCTTCGCGTTGATGTTCGTTAACGGCCCAAGATCCAGATACCACAGGTAACTGTCATAGTTGTCGGGCGTGAAGGGCGCATTCTTGTTCTTGTCTGATTGCACAAAAAATGAATATTCGACCGCGTAGCTCTCACGCAAAGCGCCATACCGGTGCATGTCGTCATTCATCCATTGATCAACGGGAGCAGCCTGCGCACTTACGGCCTTTAGTGCCGGGTGCGGGTGCAGCAAGGTAATGCCCGCCGTCATTCCAGGGTACGAGACTCCCCAAATTCCCACTTTACCGTTGTTCCGCGGTACGTTCCTAACCAGCCAGTCTATGGTGTCGTAAGCGTCGGTAGTTTCGTTTGTCAATTTGGGATCGTCGAGATCTACTCGCGAAGAAACCAGGAACGTCCCTTCTGATTTAAAACGTCCGCGCAAGTTCTGATACACAAAAATATAGCCGTCTTTGTCCCATTCGCGCAGATGAGGAGGGAGTGGATCGGCAATCTTAGCCGGCACGCCATACGGCGTACGGATCAGCAGGATAGGCAGCGGTTCCGATTGCCTTACCGGAGTGACAAGCATCGTTTGCAGATGCACGCCATCGCGCATCGGCACCATGACCTCTTTAAGTCTGAAAGCAGGATTGGACGGCTTTTCTTTGGGAGCGCGTCCGCATGCGGCTGCGAAAAAGGCAATGAATACAACTAAACTTCCTGCCGCAAGCCACTTTCCCGCTAATTTAGGCATGTGGATTCTCCGAAGACTGCCGCCGCGAACACTCTCCAACAAAAACTGCATTATAGGACTAAGAGGGACGGCCTGGATGTCCCCTTTTGATCCTCTTTTGATCTGTCCCTTTTGACCTGTCCCCTTTTGATCGGTAAGAAGAATTGGTTTATCGAAGGGCACGACTTCAGTCGTGCCGTCACAGTGCAAGCGTCTTTAGTTTTGCGCTTTAGCGCCTGAGGTCTCATCTTCACTCTGAAAGGAAACCTTTACCTCAGCGGGCTAAAGCCGAAAAGAACGAATTTGAGACGGCACGGCAACCCGTGTCCCGCTGCAATAGGCGTACAATCGTCGCACTCTTTGAATCGACAAGGAGACTCCGGCTCTACGGTTATGTTCCGCGGCTTCACTTGACGGTAGTTCCTGCCTGAAGGGCCGGTCCGGTCGTTTCCGTCACCATCCATTGAGGAGCCGCGAGCCATGCGCAAGACTATCCTTTATATTGCTGTGTTGTTGCTGTCGCTGCCGGTATGCGCGCAGCAGGAACGCCACTTTACCTTCCACTACCGATTCACGGTGCGCAACATTGCACCTGGACAGAAACTCCAGGTCTGGTTCCCGCAGGCGCAAAGCGATCCGTTCCAGGACGTGAAGATCCTCTCCATGAAGGGTGACCTGCCGGTGAAGAAGACGCATGAACCCAGGTACGGCGACGCCATCCTCTATGCGGTCGCCTCCAAGGCAGAAAGATCCGAGTACAGCTTTGACGTGGAGTACGACGTGGTACGTCGTGAGCGCATCGCTCTGCCGCGCGAAGGCGGGCAGCCCCGGTTGCTCCACCCCACGAACGCCAACATCGGGCCTTCGCGCGGACCCCGGTTGCTGAGGGTATCGGCGAAAGAGTCGCGTGAGTATCTGGGCCCGGACAAGCTGGTGCCGGTCACCGGCAGGCTGGCGGGCATCGCGGCGGAGCAGGTTCAGGGCAAGACCGGCACCATGGAAAAGGCGCGCGCGCTCTACCAGTATGTCTTCAGCACGATGCGCTACGACAAGACGGGCACGGGATGGGGACGTGGCGACGCCGAGTGGGCTTGCGACTCCAGGCGCGGCAACTGCACAGACTTCCATTCCGTCTTCATTTCCATGGCACGCTCACAGCACATTCCGGCGCGCTTCTCCATCGGCTTCCCGCTGCCGGCAAACAAAAACTCCGGCGAGATAGCCGGCTATCACTGCTGGGCCGACTTCTACGATGCGCAGTACGGCTGGGTGCCGGTGGACATCTCCGAAGCGTGGAAGGACAAGTCGAAGAAAGACTATTTCTTCGGAGCGCACGATGTGAACCGCGTGCAATTCTCCACCGGCCGCGATCTCGAACTCACACCCCGGCAGGCAGGCGAGCCACTCAACTATTTCGTTTATCCCTACGTCGAGGTGGAAGGCAAGAAGTTCGAGAACGTCTCGAATGAGTTCTCGTTCGCGGACATCGGCATTGGGAAGCCCCGGGGCTAAAGCCCAAAATTATTTACGCGAGCGCTTCTTTGCAACGCTGAAGCATTGTTCCCTCGCATGAATTCGGAGGCTCCCACCTGCAACCTGAATTCGGGGGCTCCCGCTCTTGCCTTTTGGGTGGGAGCCCACGCATTTATGCGTGGGAGAGGCTTTCAAGCCTCGCAAACGCGCGCATCCTTCTTTTCCTCCGGCTTTAGCCGTAGGGTTTCAGATCGGGAAGGGTGGAGGGTGGGTCGATCATGTCAAGATTCCCGCCGCAAATGTGTCCTCGCGCATACGCACCCGCAGGACGAACTCGCGACCATCATCGAAGGACCTGGTATGTGGGCGAGGGAACGAAATTCAAATCCACAAAGCTGAAAGGGTACCCCGCGGGCAGTTTCATTCTCATTCCGGCCGGCGTACCTCATTTTGTTGCGGCGAAGGACGGTACGGTGATCGTTCAGCTCAACGGCAATGGCAAATTTCATACGGATTATGTTGAGAAATAGGAATTGCCAGGCGGAGTGATGTTTTATACGGCGATCCTTCGTAAGGCATATTGATCATCGGCTTTGCGTATTGCCGATTTTGCTTTTTTCTTGCGCGAGAGATGCCAATCCCATGCTGTTGTCAGGACGGTTTGCAGATCGGAGAACTTGGGATGCCATTCGAGTATTTCGGGAGCCTTGCGTACCTGCGCGACCAGCACTGCCGGATCACCGGCACGTCGAGCACAGTTATGTGTACTGATCACTCGGCCAGTTACTTGTTCCGCTGTCGCTATGACTTGGCGAACGGAATGTCCGCAGCCGGTACCTAAGTTGATGGCAGTGCTCGTTCCGCCGACTTCCAGATATTGCAGTGCGGCCGTATGTGCCGCAGCAAGGTCGGAGACATGAACGTAATCCCGGATCGCAGTACCATCGGGCGTTGGATAGTCGGTACCATAGATCTCTACCGAAGGACGATTGCTTAGCGCGGTATCAAGAACCAAGGGGATGAGATGGGTCTCCGGCGTATGGACCTCGCCCAGGTCGCCGTCGGGATCGGCGCCCGCCGCATTGAAATAGCGTAAAGTGACCCATTTCAGCCCATACGCCTCGCCGTACCATTTCAGCGCTCGCTCGATAAATAGCTTCGACTCACCGTAGGGATTCACCGGCCGTTGTGCATGTTCTTCAGTGATAGGTACACATTCGGGAATTCCATATGTCGCGCAGGTGGAAGAGAAGACGATGCGCCGAACGTCCGCCCTGAGCATGGCGTCGAAAAGAGTAAGCGTATTGACAATGTTGTTGTGGAAATATTTGCGAGGATCGGTCATCGAGTCGCCGACGTAAGCGTTCGCAGCGAAGTGAATTACCGCGCCGATACGATGTTCAAGCAGCACGCGCCGGAGCAGCACTGGGTCGCCGACATTTCCTTCCGCAACCGGTCCCCATTGCACAGCCCAGCGATGTCCGGTGCTGAAGTCATCCAGGACAATCGGTTCATAGCCGCACTTCGCCAGTGCCTTGGCCGTATGACTGCCGATGTAACCTGCTCCTCCAGTTAACAGAACGCGCACAATGCCTCCGTGAAATCTAAAGTTAGCTTGGGATCTTTACAACCCCATGACCTGAGTTCTTTCGCGCACGCAAGCTGTCTCTGCGCCTCGTGCAGGTGTCGTCGTAGCGAGAGCGATGTTCAGTAGGATTTCCATGTTTCGCTTCGCATCAAAGTAAGTTTCTGCAATCTGCCGTGCTGCCCGGCAATGGCGTTCGTAATCAGCATTAATCGCAGCCAAACCGTCGGCCGCTTCTGCTGCAGTTGAAAAACGAAACATGCCTTCGCCATTGGGCAGGAAGGAGCTTGATCCGGTGTTCTGCACTACTACAGGTTTGCCGCTCGCCAGATAACAGATAGTCCGATCGCTGATCCAGGCATTCTGGAGCTTCACATAAGATCGTTTGGCGCAACTGAACTCACCACGCGAGCCTTGAATGTAAGCCTGATATTTTTCCGGCGTGGTGGCAATGTCGCGGGAATCACGGATGTGCCAGCCACGCCGTTCCAGGTCTTTCCATTCCGCCATGTCACGTTCCGTGCGCATAAACAGCGCCAGCTCCAGTGGCTGGCTGGTCAATCGCGGCAAATCGGCGAATTCCAGGAAGGCAACACGTTTGGTATTTTCGTAAGCTTCCTCTCCATCCACGACCCAATCTGAAGAATCCCAATTTGATACAGTCGTGAAGGCATAGCTGCCGGGGTTAAACACGTAGGGCCAATGCTCAAGAGATACTGGAGGACAAAAATGAATCCACGGTAAATCGCTCTCGCGAGGTCCGGCAGCCGGTGCGCCGACCGTTTCCCCGATGGTGAAATAGAAATCGTGACGGGGCACGCTGAGCTGTGCACGACTCATCCAAAACTGCAGCAGTCCGGGATCGATATCCAGCAGTGCCGTGCGCCGGAATTGGGCCAACAGCCCCGGGCTGATGGCGTAGTGGAAATTCAACAAGAGGTCTGCTTTAGCAAAAATCGCTTCCGCGTTCGCTCGCGATATATTGAGGTACTCTGTTGGCGCTTCGGGCGACGGTTCTTTATCTCGCGTGAGATAAAGGATGCACTTCCCGTCCAAGCCATACTGTTGCATCCGCGCGCGAAAGATGGACAGCGCGGCGGCTTCTCGCTCCGCTCGACCTTTGGTGCGAGAAGCCTCCAGCCAATACACGTCGTGGCCCAAGAGTCGCAGCCCAAGGACATATTGCAGATAGACCCAGAAGTGTCCGCCTCCTTCCGGATAATTCACAACGTCGTATGCGGAAATGACAATTGTCGCCATTAGCAGACTCTCAGATCAGGCCCAATCGCTTGGCTGCTGTGTGCAGATGATCGAATCGCGATAAATTTTTTTCACGAATTGTCCAATCGGGCTGCTCACCAAGCCAGCGAAAATGCAGATAAATTCGTGCAGCCGCGAACGTGCGCTGAAAGTTGGAGGGCGCACCTTCAGGCCAGCGTGCGAGCAGGTAAGCATTCTCGCAACTGCTGACAATATTGGCGGGCCAGTGCTTACCTTCCGTCAGCGCGGCTAAATCTATTTCCCCGGCCGCCACCGCAGCCGATTCCCAGTCCACCATAAAGATGCGATGGTTTCGGAGGAGGACGGTTTTGGCGTAGAACTCGCCATGAATAATAGTAGGTCGCTCTTGCAAGAGAGGAGCAAACCACTCATCACTGCTGCTTAGTTCGATCAACCAGGGAAAGCGTCCATGCAGGGGACGAGCGAACTCGCACGTGCGGCGCGCCCAGCCACGGTAGTAATCCTCGTCATACCGTTTCAGGAAAGTGAGTGAAGGATCATTGATGCGGCCTTCATGCGCAGCATGGAATTTCGCGATCCAGCGGGCTGCATCGGTCATCGCTTCGGGTTGACGTATTGCCCGTTTCCAAACGATGTCGCTCACCCGAACACTGCGATATACATATTCGAGAAACAAGGCAAAGTCGCCGGTGCGAGGGTCAGCGTGTGCGCCCAGACACCTTGGTCTAAAGCCTGGCAACGTCTGAAGCAGGTGTTGATAGACTTCGATCTCGTAGGGAATATCGCCGCGGTGTCCGTAAGAATCATGGCCTTGCCCAACCTGATATTTGATAAACACGCGCCTG
The nucleotide sequence above comes from Acidobacteriota bacterium. Encoded proteins:
- the galE gene encoding UDP-glucose 4-epimerase GalE, whose protein sequence is MVRVLLTGGAGYIGSHTAKALAKCGYEPIVLDDFSTGHRWAVQWGPVAEGNVGDPVLLRRVLLEHRIGAVIHFAANAYVGDSMTDPRKYFHNNIVNTLTLFDAMLRADVRRIVFSSTCATYGIPECVPITEEHAQRPVNPYGESKLFIERALKWYGEAYGLKWVTLRYFNAAGADPDGDLGEVHTPETHLIPLVLDTALSNRPSVEIYGTDYPTPDGTAIRDYVHVSDLAAAHTAALQYLEVGGTSTAINLGTGCGHSVRQVIATAEQVTGRVISTHNCARRAGDPAVLVAQVRKAPEILEWHPKFSDLQTVLTTAWDWHLSRKKKAKSAIRKADDQYALRRIAV
- a CDS encoding transglutaminase — translated: MRKTILYIAVLLLSLPVCAQQERHFTFHYRFTVRNIAPGQKLQVWFPQAQSDPFQDVKILSMKGDLPVKKTHEPRYGDAILYAVASKAERSEYSFDVEYDVVRRERIALPREGGQPRLLHPTNANIGPSRGPRLLRVSAKESREYLGPDKLVPVTGRLAGIAAEQVQGKTGTMEKARALYQYVFSTMRYDKTGTGWGRGDAEWACDSRRGNCTDFHSVFISMARSQHIPARFSIGFPLPANKNSGEIAGYHCWADFYDAQYGWVPVDISEAWKDKSKKDYFFGAHDVNRVQFSTGRDLELTPRQAGEPLNYFVYPYVEVEGKKFENVSNEFSFADIGIGKPRG